Proteins encoded together in one Papio anubis isolate 15944 chromosome 3, Panubis1.0, whole genome shotgun sequence window:
- the CDKN2AIP gene encoding CDKN2A-interacting protein isoform X2 — MTQSTDSRQQGGSPKKSALEGSSASASQSSSEIEVPLLGSSGSSEVELPLLSSKPSSETASSGLTSKTSSEASVSSSVAKNSSSSGTSLLTPKSSSSTSTSLLTSKSTSQVAASLLASKSSSQTSGSLVSKSTSLASVSQLASKSSSQTSTSQLPSKSTSQSSESAVKFSCKLTNEDVKQKQPFFNRLYKTVAWKLVAVGGFSPNVNHGELLNAAIEALKATLDVFFVPLKELADLPQNKSSQESIVCELRCKSVYLGTGCGKSKENAKAVASREALKLFLKKKVVVKICKRKYRGSEIEDLVLLDEESRPVNLPPALKHPQELL; from the coding sequence ATGACCCAATCCACTGATTCTAGACAACAAGGTGGATCACCTAAAAAGAGTGCTTTGGAAGGCTCTtcagcctcagcttctcaaagcaGCTCAGAGATCGAGGTGCCCTTGTTGGGCTCCTCAGGAAGCTCAGAAGTAGAATTGCCACTGTTGTCTTCCAAACCTAGTTCAGAGACAGCTTCAAGTGGGTTAACTTCCAAAACTAGTTCAGAGGCAAGTGTTTCATCATCAGTTGCTAAAAACAGTTCCTCATCAGGCACATCCTTACTGACTCCCAAGAGCAGCTCTTCAACAAGTACATCGCTGCTAACTTCCAAAAGCACTTCCCAGGTAGCTGCGTCACTTCTAGCTTCCAAGAGCAGCTCCCAGACCAGTGGATCACTGGTTTCCAAAAGCACTTCCTTAGCAAGTGTGTCCCAGTTGGCTTCTAAGAGTAGTTCTCAGACTAGCACCTCACAGTTGCCTTCTAAAAGTACTTCACAGTCAAGTGAGAGTGCTGTCAAATTCTCTTGCAAGTTAACCAATGAAGATGTGAAACAGAAGCAGCCTTTTTTCAATAGACTGTATAAAACGGTGGCATGGAAGTTGGTAGCTGTTGGTGGCTTTAGTCCCAATGTGAATCATGGAGAGCTTCTAAATGCAGCTATTGAGGCTCTGAAAGCAACACTGGATGTATTTTTTGTCCCACTAAAAGAATTAGCAGATCTGCCTCAAAATAAGAGCTCTCAAGAAAGTATTGTTTGTGAATTGAGGTGCAAGTCTGTGTATTTGGGCACTGGCTgtggaaaaagcaaagaaaatgcaaaagcaGTTGCATCAAGAGAAGCATTGAAGTTATTTCTCAAGAAAAAGGTGGtggtaaaaatatgtaaaaggaaaTACAGAGGCAGTGAAATAGAAGATCTAGTACTCCTTGATGAAGAATCGAGGCCTGTAAACTTACCTCCAGCATTAAAACATCCTCAAGAATTACTATAA
- the CDKN2AIP gene encoding CDKN2A-interacting protein isoform X1: protein MAQEVSEYLSQNPRVAAWVEALRCDGETDKHWRHRRDFLLRNAGDLAPAGGAASASTDEAADAESGTRNRQLQQLISFSMAWANHVFLGCRYPQKVMDKILSMAEGIKVTDAPTYTTRDELVAKVKKRGISSSNEGVEEPSKKRVIEGKNSSAVEQDHAKTSAKTERASAQQENSSAGTGAAIKSESGNSARSAGISSQNSSTSDGDRSVSSQSSSSVSSQVTTAGSGKASEAEAPDKHGSASFVSLLKSSVNSHMTQSTDSRQQGGSPKKSALEGSSASASQSSSEIEVPLLGSSGSSEVELPLLSSKPSSETASSGLTSKTSSEASVSSSVAKNSSSSGTSLLTPKSSSSTSTSLLTSKSTSQVAASLLASKSSSQTSGSLVSKSTSLASVSQLASKSSSQTSTSQLPSKSTSQSSESAVKFSCKLTNEDVKQKQPFFNRLYKTVAWKLVAVGGFSPNVNHGELLNAAIEALKATLDVFFVPLKELADLPQNKSSQESIVCELRCKSVYLGTGCGKSKENAKAVASREALKLFLKKKVVVKICKRKYRGSEIEDLVLLDEESRPVNLPPALKHPQELL from the exons ATGGCGCAGGAGGTGTCGGAGTACCTGAGCCAGAACCCGCGGGTGGCCGCCTGGGTGGAGGCGCTGCGCTGCGACGGCGAGACTGACAAACACTGGCGCCACCGCCGGGATTTTTTGCTCCGCAACGCCGGGGACCTGGCCCCCGCTGGCGGCGCTGCCTCCGCTAGCACGGATGAAGCTGCCGACGCCGAGAGCGGGACCCGAAACCGGCAGCTGCAGCAGCTCATCTCCTTTTCCATGGCCTGGGCGAACCACGTCTTCCTCGGGTGCCG atacCCTCAAAAAGTTATGGATAAAATACTTAGTATGGCTGAAGGCATCAAAGTGACAGATGCTCCAACCTATACAACAAGAGACGAACTGGTTGCCAAGGTGAAGAAAAGAGGGATATCGAGTAGCAATG aagggGTAGAAGAGCCATCCAAAAAACGAGTTATAGAAGGGAAAAACAGTTCTGCAGTTGAGCAAGATCATGCAAAAACTTCTGCCAAGACAGAACGTGCATCAGCTCAGCAGGAAAACAGTTCAGCGGGTACAGGGGCGGCCATCAAATCAGAGAGTGGGAACTCGGCTCGGAGCGCTGGCATCTCCAGTCAGAATAGCTCCACAAGTGATGGAGATCGATCTGTCTCCAGCCAAAGCAGCAGCAGCGTTTCCTCTCAGGTAACAACGGCAGGATCTGGGAAAGCTTCTGAAGCAGAAGCTCCAGATAAACACGGTTCTGCATCATTTGTTTCCTTGCTGAAATCCAGTGTGAATAGTCACATGACCCAATCCACTGATTCTAGACAACAAGGTGGATCACCTAAAAAGAGTGCTTTGGAAGGCTCTtcagcctcagcttctcaaagcaGCTCAGAGATCGAGGTGCCCTTGTTGGGCTCCTCAGGAAGCTCAGAAGTAGAATTGCCACTGTTGTCTTCCAAACCTAGTTCAGAGACAGCTTCAAGTGGGTTAACTTCCAAAACTAGTTCAGAGGCAAGTGTTTCATCATCAGTTGCTAAAAACAGTTCCTCATCAGGCACATCCTTACTGACTCCCAAGAGCAGCTCTTCAACAAGTACATCGCTGCTAACTTCCAAAAGCACTTCCCAGGTAGCTGCGTCACTTCTAGCTTCCAAGAGCAGCTCCCAGACCAGTGGATCACTGGTTTCCAAAAGCACTTCCTTAGCAAGTGTGTCCCAGTTGGCTTCTAAGAGTAGTTCTCAGACTAGCACCTCACAGTTGCCTTCTAAAAGTACTTCACAGTCAAGTGAGAGTGCTGTCAAATTCTCTTGCAAGTTAACCAATGAAGATGTGAAACAGAAGCAGCCTTTTTTCAATAGACTGTATAAAACGGTGGCATGGAAGTTGGTAGCTGTTGGTGGCTTTAGTCCCAATGTGAATCATGGAGAGCTTCTAAATGCAGCTATTGAGGCTCTGAAAGCAACACTGGATGTATTTTTTGTCCCACTAAAAGAATTAGCAGATCTGCCTCAAAATAAGAGCTCTCAAGAAAGTATTGTTTGTGAATTGAGGTGCAAGTCTGTGTATTTGGGCACTGGCTgtggaaaaagcaaagaaaatgcaaaagcaGTTGCATCAAGAGAAGCATTGAAGTTATTTCTCAAGAAAAAGGTGGtggtaaaaatatgtaaaaggaaaTACAGAGGCAGTGAAATAGAAGATCTAGTACTCCTTGATGAAGAATCGAGGCCTGTAAACTTACCTCCAGCATTAAAACATCCTCAAGAATTACTATAA
- the CDKN2AIP gene encoding CDKN2A-interacting protein isoform X3 produces the protein MAQEVSEYLSQNPRVAAWVEALRCDGETDKHWRHRRDFLLRNAGDLAPAGGAASASTDEAADAESGTRNRQLQQLISFSMAWANHVFLGCRYPQKVMDKILSMAEGIKVTDAPTYTTRDELVAKKG, from the exons ATGGCGCAGGAGGTGTCGGAGTACCTGAGCCAGAACCCGCGGGTGGCCGCCTGGGTGGAGGCGCTGCGCTGCGACGGCGAGACTGACAAACACTGGCGCCACCGCCGGGATTTTTTGCTCCGCAACGCCGGGGACCTGGCCCCCGCTGGCGGCGCTGCCTCCGCTAGCACGGATGAAGCTGCCGACGCCGAGAGCGGGACCCGAAACCGGCAGCTGCAGCAGCTCATCTCCTTTTCCATGGCCTGGGCGAACCACGTCTTCCTCGGGTGCCG atacCCTCAAAAAGTTATGGATAAAATACTTAGTATGGCTGAAGGCATCAAAGTGACAGATGCTCCAACCTATACAACAAGAGACGAACTGGTTGCCAAG aagggGTAG